The Hemitrygon akajei chromosome 23, sHemAka1.3, whole genome shotgun sequence genome includes a window with the following:
- the egr2b gene encoding early growth response protein 2b, translated as MTAKTVEKIPLPLGNLFHQLPESMFPVEEISSMPASVTIFPNPEMAQYEQMASDGIINVDMASDKRAIDLPYPSSYHLPSAHRTQTVGYTGKFSIESQCASPNWNPEGIIVSAGVLGIPASSSSSSSSSSSTASPNPLSSPLSCTMAQSQNEMEHMYSPPPPYTCGEIYQDPTSFYSTSTSSLGYPPPPSYPSPKPMVDSTLFPILPDYSSIFQPQHPHRDLHPGTERKPFSCPVEPGRMAPPLTPLSTIRNFTLGNPAGEGSRLPSAYGGQNLPLRPIRLRKYPNRPSKTPVHERPYPCPAEGCDRRFSRSDELTRHIRIHTGHKPFQCRICMRNFSRSDHLTTHIRTHTGEKPFSCDFCGRKFARSDERKRHTKIHLRQKEKKLASERAASSSVGPLCSGSSPLPLCPPRTV; from the exons ATGACAGCGAAAACGGTGGAGAAAATCCCGCTGCCGCTCGGAAATCTCTTCCACCAGCTGCCCGAAAGCATGTTCCCCGTGGAGGAGATCAGTTCGATGCCCGCGTCCGTCACTATCTTCCCTAACCCGGAAATGGCACAGTATGAGCAGATGGCCTCAG ATGGAATAATCAACGTGGACATGGCCAGCGACAAAAGAGCGATCGATTTACCTTATCCCAGCAGCTACCACCTACCCTCTGCACACAGAACACAGACTGTTGGCTACACAGGCAAATTTTCCATCGAGTCTCAGTGCGCCAGTCCCAACTGGAATCCTGAAGGTATCATCGTGAGCGCCGGGGTCCTCGGAATCCCCGCATCGTCCTCCTCTTCATCGTCGTCCTCCTCCTCCACGGCTTCTCCAAACCCGCTCTCCAGTCCCCTCAGCTGCACGATGGCGCAGAGTCAGAACGAGATGGAGCATATGTACTCGCCGCCACCTCCTTACACCTGCGGGGAGATATATCAGGACCCGACTTCTTTCTACAGCACCTCCACTAGCAGCCTCGGGtaccctcctcccccttcctaccCTTCTCCAAAACCGATGGTAGACAGCACTTTATTCCCCATCCTGCCGGACTATAGCAGCATCTTCCAGCCCCAGCACCCGCACCGGGACCTGCACCCGGGGACCGAGCGCAAGCCTTTCTCCTGCCCCGTGGAACCCGGCAGAATGGCACCGCCTCTGACTCCGCTTTCCACCATCAGAAACTTCACCCTGGGCAACCCGGCAGGGGAGGGCTCCCGGCTGCCCAGCGCATACGGCGGACAGAACCTACCTCTCCGGCCCATCAGGCTCAGGAAATACCCAAACCGCCCCAGCAAGACCCCGGTGCACGAGAGACCTTACCCGTGTCCGGCCGAGGGCTGCGACCGGAGGTTCTCTCGCTCCGACGAACTCACCCGGCACATTCGGATCCACACGGGGCACAAACCTTTCCAGTGCCGCATCTGCATGAGGAACTTCAGCCGGAGCGACCACCTCACCACCCACATCCGCACCCACACCGGCGAGAAACCCTTCTCCTGCGACTTCTGCGGCAGGAAGTTCGCCAGGAGCGACGAGAGGAAGAGGCACACCAAGATCCACCTGAGGCAGAAGGAGAAGAAGCTGGCCAGCGAGAGGGCGGCCAGTTCCTCTGTGGGACCTCTCTGCAGTGGCAGCAGTCCTTTGCCTCTCTGTCCGCCCAGAACAGTCTAA